A region of Porites lutea chromosome 13, jaPorLute2.1, whole genome shotgun sequence DNA encodes the following proteins:
- the LOC140923141 gene encoding transcription factor HES-4-B-like has protein sequence MATTNYCNQQSDYVSKILTEKRKAKKPLMEKMRRARINDSLNELKSLILEALNKDASRYSKMEKADVLEMTVHYLRELKRREHQDFSSSSECRASYVQCASQLTRKMTSPETCEQLQANFLAQLASRCLGNKASTTVTSVPLFNPESLQYMTPLQPVMIPFPSPPPSPLHASPMLPASTSLTRDMVSLSPNTSRNNVFMSSHETKLSTPGSSSALWRPW, from the exons ATGGCGACTACGAACTACTGTAACCAACAATCTGACTACGTCAGCAAAATTCTGACCGAAAAACGAAAG GCAAAAAAACCACTCATGGAAAAGATGAGACGAGCACGCATTAATGACAGCCTCAATGAACTGAAATCCCTTATATTAGAGGCGCTCAATAAGGAT GCTTCAAGATATTCCAAGATGGAGAAAGCTGACGTGTTGGAAATGACAGTGCACTATTTGCGAGAATTAAAAAGAAGAGAACATCAAG ACTTTTCCAGTAGCTCAGAATGCAGAGCAAGCTATGTGCAATGTGCCTCTCAACTCACCAGAAAAATGACGTCACCTGAAACTTGCGAGCAGCTTCAGGCAAACTTCTTAGCACAACTCGCATCTCGTTGCCTGGGCAACAAAGCAAGCACAACCGTAACTTCTGTACCTTTGTTCAATCCAGAATCTCTGCAGTACATGACACCTTTACAGCCTGTTATGATTCCGTTTCCGTCTCCTCCTCCTTCACCGCTTCATGCATCACCCATGTTGCCCGCATCGACAAGTCTGACACGAGATATGGTATCCTTATCTCCCAATACGTCAAGAAATAATGTATTTATGTCATCGCACGAAACCAAACTTAGCACACCTGGGTCAAGCTCGGCGCTTTGGAGACCGTGGTAG
- the LOC140922952 gene encoding transcription factor HES-1-B-like, which produces MNRCLQISARVDTRPRIFPTVRTIKRILADARRFPVLWPKVGLKRAKVFYSYTYERTARVHLATIMDVLKTSLASQRNSKKEMKKSKKPLMEKMRRARINDSLNELKCLVLEAMKKDASRYSKMEKADILEMTVKYLRSLNTERPPFLMQQQDEAAMAKYRAGFNECATKVSQFLITADSISVPVRTQLLSHLASSCQNPKEHHHQPPSEVLLTRQPQNHTPLSSFPAISPAAGAANVALTDNNLCATSKFPSPPSSPLHNQERKLLPFPPTMPSSMPPFVLSNGIPALILSNDAVQLVPFTLPNTSTNFDSSVWRPW; this is translated from the exons ATGAATAGATGTTTGCAAATAAGTGCGAGGGTCGACACACGACCAAGAATTTTTCCCACGGTGCGAACTATAAAAAGAATATTAGCAGACGCGCGCCGTTTCCCGGTATTATGGCCCAAGGTCGGATTGAAGCGTGCCAAAGTGTTCTACTCTTACACATATGAACGCACAGCACGCGTACACTTGGCAACGATCATGGACGTTTTGAAAACTTCTCTTGCATCTCAAAGAAACTCGAAAAAGGAGATGAAAAAG TCCAAGAAACCATTAATGGAGAAGATGCGACGGGCTAGAATTAACGACAGTTTAAATGAGCTAAAATGTCTGGTGTTGGAGGCAATGAAAAAGGAC GCTTCTAGGTACTCCAAGATGGAGAAGGCTGACATATTGGAGATGACTGTAAAATACTTGCGTTCTCTCAACACAGAGAGGCCCCCGTTTCTCATGCAACAACAAG ATGAGGCTGCTATGGCAAAATATCGTGCTGGATTCAACGAATGTGCCACCAAAGTGTCTCAATTTCTTATAACAGCCGACAGTATCAGTGTTCCAGTTCGCACTCAGCTTTTATCACACTTGGCATCCTCCTGCCAGAATCCCAAAGAACATCATCACCAACCCCCCAGCGAGGTGCTTCTCACTCGTCAACCGCAAAACCACACACCGCTGTCGAGTTTTCCCGCCATTTCCCCAGCAGCCGGCGCGGCGAACGTAGCGCTGACAGACAACAATTTATGCGCCACGAGTAAGTTCCCATCGCCGCCGTCATCGCCTCTTCATAACCAAGAAAGAAAACTCCTGCCTTTTCCACCCACGATGCCGTCCTCGATGCCTCCGTTTGTTCTTAGCAATGGAATCCCAGCGCTTATCCTTTCAAATGATGCCGTACAACTTGTGCCCTTCACACTACCAAACACCTCGACAAACTTCGACTCATCGGTGTGGAGACCATGGTAA